Proteins from a single region of Bos javanicus breed banteng chromosome 7, ARS-OSU_banteng_1.0, whole genome shotgun sequence:
- the SLC25A42 gene encoding mitochondrial coenzyme A transporter SLC25A42 encodes MGTGVKEGVVRLRDDAEPVLPAHVSSKSDHRQVLSSLLSGALAGALAKTAVAPLDRTKIIFQVSSKRFSAKEAFRLLYFTYLHEGFLSLWRGNSATMVRVVPYAAIQFSAHEEYKRLLGSYYGFRGEALPPWPRLLAGALAGTTAASLTYPLDLVRARMAVTPKEMYSNIFHVFIRISREEGLKTLYHGFVPTVLGVIPYAGLSFFTYETLKSLHREYSGRPQPYPFERMIFGACAGLIGQSASYPLDVVRRRMQTAGVTGHQRTSIVRTMRTIVREEGVVRGLYKGLSMNWLKGPIAVGISFTTFDLMQILLRHLQS; translated from the exons ATGGGTACTGGTGTGAAGGAAGGCGTGGTGCGTTTGCGTGACGATGCCGAGCCTGTCCTGCCCGCGCACGTCTCCTCAAAG AGTGACCACAGGCAAGTTCTCAGCTCCCTTCTGTCTGGGGCACTGGCTGGCGCTCTTGCCAAAACAGCTGTAGCTCCCCTAGACCGAACCAAAATCATCTTCCAAG tgtccTCAAAAAGATTTTCTGCCAAG GAGGCCTTCCGGCTCCTCTACTTCACCTACCTCCACGAAGGCTTCTTGAGCCTGTGGCGCGGTAACTCGGCCACCATGGTGCGTGTGGTGCCCTACGCCGCCATCCAGTTCAGCGCACACGAGGAGTACAAACGCCTCCTGGGCAGCTACTACGGCTTCCGTGGAGA GGCCCTGCCCCCTTGGCCCCGCCTCCTCGCCGGTGCGCTGGCTGGAACCACGGCCGCCTCGCTGACCTACCCGCTGGACCTGGTCAGAGCGCGGATGGCTGTGACCCCAAAGGAAAT GTACAGCAACATCTTCCACGTCTTCATCCGCATCTCGAGAGAAGAGGGGCTGAAGACTCTCTACCACGGATTTGTTCCGACCGTGCTGGGGGTCATTCCCTACGCCGGCCTGAGCTTCTTCACCTATGAGACCCTCAAGAGCCTGCACCGAG AGTACAGCGGCCGCCCGCAGCCCTACCCCTTTGAGCGCATGATTTTCGGGGCCTGCGCCGGCCTCATCGGGCAGTCTGCCTCTTACCCGCTGGACGTGGTGCGGCGGCGCATGCAGACGGCTGGCGTCACAGGCCACCAGCGCACCTCCATCGTGCGCACGATGCGCACCATCGTGCGGGAGGAGGGCGTGGTGCGCGGCCTCTACAAAGGCCTGAGCATGAACTGGCTCAAGGGTCCCATCGCCGTGGGCATCAGCTTCACCACCTTCGACCTCATGCAGATCCTGCTGCGACACCTGCAGAGCTAG